TTGATGTCTTTATAGCCTTTGACTGCAAGACCACATTCCATACCCGCACGAACTTCTTCAACCACTTCTTTGTAGCGACGAAGAGATTCAAGCTCACCTTGGAACACAACCACGTCATCACGTAATACGCGAATTGGTTTATTACGGAATAATTGACCTTCAAGTACCATACAACCTGCAGCTGCACCGAATTTACTTGAGTGGAATACTTCACGTACTTGCGCCACACCCAGAATCGTTTCACGATGTTCAGGTGCAAGTTTACCGCTCATCGCTGCTTTCACGTCATCGATCAATTGATAGATGATTGAGTAGTAACGAATATCGATACCGTCTGCATCCGCTTTTTGACGCGCAGTTGTATCGGCACGTACGTTAAAGCCGAGCAAGAATGCTTCAGAAGATTCAGCAAGGGTAACGTCAGACTCAGTGATTGCACCCACACCTGAACCGATTACACGTACTTTAACTTCGTCGGTAGACAACTCAGCAAGCGCAACATGAAGCGCTTCCAAAGTACCGCGTACGTCAGTTTTCAAGACAACATTGACAATCGGCACATCTTTCTTGCCCATTGACGCCATCAAGTTTTCTAAACGCATTGCAGATTGACGTTCAAGACGTTTTTGACGTTCACGATCCATACGTGCATCGGCAACTTCACGTGCTTTTTTCTCGTCATTCACAACAAGAACTTCGTCACCCGCCATTGGTGCTTCTGGAAGACCCAAAATTTCCACTGGAATCGAAGGACCTGCAGATTTGATACGTTGACCATTTTCGTCAACCATCGCACGTACACGACCGTAAGATGCACCAGCAAGAACCAAGTCACCCACTTTCAATGTACCGTTTTGAACCAAGATCGATGCAACTGCACCACGACCTTTGTCCACACGTGCTTCAATGACAACACCTTGTGCAGCACCTTCTTCAGATGCTTTAAGCTCAAGAAGCTCTGCTTGAATTGAGATCAAGTCTAGAAGCTCATCGATCCCTTGACCAGAATGCGCTGAAACCATGGCAACGGGTACGTCACCGCCCCATTGTTCAGGTACGATTTCTTTGGTGGTCAATTCGTTCAATACGCGATCTGGATCTGCAGATTCTTTATCCATCTTGTTGATTGCAACAATGATTGGTGTACCTGCAGCACGTGCGTGATCAATGGCTTCCGCAGTTTGTGGCATAACACCATCATCTGCTGCTACAACCAATACCACGATATCGGTCGCTTTCGCACCACGTGAACGCATAGAGGTAAACGCAGCATGTCCCGGTGTATCGAGGAAGGTAATGATGCCTTTCTCAGTCGTTACATGGTAAGCACCGATATGCTGAGTGATACCGCCCGCTTCGCCTGCAGCCACTTTGGTGCGACGAATACGGTCAAGAAGCGATGTTTTACCATGGTCAACGTGACCCATGATGGTCACAACAGGTGCACGTGTAGATTGTGCACCACGTGCTTCTTCAGCCGCTTCAAGTAAGTTATCTTCTGCTTGTGTATCCGATACAAGAACAGGGTTATGACCCATTTCTTCTACGATCAACGCTGCAATTTCTTGATCAATGGCTTGGTTCTGTGTAACCAATTCACCCATTTTCATCAGGGCTTTGATGACTTCACGAACTTTGATCGCCATTTTCTGAGCAAGGTCAGCAACAACGATTGTTGAACCAATTTCAACATCGTACACTTGTTTCTTAACCGGTTTTTCAAAGCCATGCTTATTTGAAGAACTTGTTTTCAAACC
The sequence above is drawn from the Acinetobacter lanii genome and encodes:
- the infB gene encoding translation initiation factor IF-2, encoding MTDKSIQELAVNVGLPVEKLLDQVREAGLPQAKASDTISVEQQDRLVSHLKKVHGQDSGSAGKITLKRKTTSTAKVASTSGKAKTINVEVRKKHTFTKPDPEQIKAEALAKAAASAPAPAETKAAAPVEAKAQPVNNASAALNAMRAAAKQTSDKQEVSKAAVVVKRKSTNKPIVKQAVKPTETAEQKKAREAEAAKLKAVEEAARRKSAEEAQQRTLEQMRQMASKYSNDDATATIRVVDDSPLAAGLVGQAYEDSFAKEDREIKRGTNTPSTRAPKKGGRRGQEEQSFSSNQHKRGLKTSSSNKHGFEKPVKKQVYDVEIGSTIVVADLAQKMAIKVREVIKALMKMGELVTQNQAIDQEIAALIVEEMGHNPVLVSDTQAEDNLLEAAEEARGAQSTRAPVVTIMGHVDHGKTSLLDRIRRTKVAAGEAGGITQHIGAYHVTTEKGIITFLDTPGHAAFTSMRSRGAKATDIVVLVVAADDGVMPQTAEAIDHARAAGTPIIVAINKMDKESADPDRVLNELTTKEIVPEQWGGDVPVAMVSAHSGQGIDELLDLISIQAELLELKASEEGAAQGVVIEARVDKGRGAVASILVQNGTLKVGDLVLAGASYGRVRAMVDENGQRIKSAGPSIPVEILGLPEAPMAGDEVLVVNDEKKAREVADARMDRERQKRLERQSAMRLENLMASMGKKDVPIVNVVLKTDVRGTLEALHVALAELSTDEVKVRVIGSGVGAITESDVTLAESSEAFLLGFNVRADTTARQKADADGIDIRYYSIIYQLIDDVKAAMSGKLAPEHRETILGVAQVREVFHSSKFGAAAGCMVLEGQLFRNKPIRVLRDDVVVFQGELESLRRYKEVVEEVRAGMECGLAVKGYKDIKALDKIEVYDVQLIKRSL